A genomic stretch from Mycobacterium sp. HUMS_12744610 includes:
- a CDS encoding helix-turn-helix domain-containing protein, with the protein MAGARRPRGYANNPELSGAGARANSRRAAEAGRRQAHVAREALAVLRAGGGRQQWLNALELRVARPDSSMGELGAAMTPPMTKDAYAALLRRAVRAADAARAGESTAPRAGHQDTEAIRVVLGELLSSGRFITTSELRIRLGDHGFPGLAHETVYRQLRVLAGRGLIRRVGGAGHGRDVRWTSRGSWSGSGVRR; encoded by the coding sequence ATGGCTGGTGCGCGCCGGCCGCGCGGATATGCAAATAATCCCGAGCTGTCCGGTGCTGGGGCCCGCGCTAATTCGCGCCGGGCGGCTGAGGCCGGGCGGCGGCAGGCCCATGTGGCGCGCGAGGCTCTGGCAGTCCTTCGGGCCGGCGGTGGTCGTCAGCAGTGGCTGAATGCGCTGGAATTACGTGTGGCTCGGCCTGATTCGTCTATGGGTGAGTTGGGCGCGGCGATGACGCCGCCGATGACTAAAGACGCGTACGCGGCATTGCTGCGGCGGGCTGTGCGGGCCGCAGATGCTGCGCGGGCCGGTGAGTCGACGGCCCCGCGGGCCGGTCATCAAGATACCGAAGCTATTCGCGTTGTTTTGGGGGAGTTGTTGTCCTCAGGTCGATTCATCACAACATCCGAGCTTCGTATCCGGTTGGGCGATCACGGATTTCCTGGTCTGGCTCACGAGACGGTATATCGGCAGCTGCGCGTGTTGGCCGGCCGAGGGCTGATCCGGCGCGTTGGGGGGGCCGGGCACGGCCGTGATGTGCGATGGACGAGCCGCGGTAGTTGGTCCGGCAGTGGGGTTCGGCGATGA